The following are encoded together in the Drosophila takahashii strain IR98-3 E-12201 chromosome X, DtakHiC1v2, whole genome shotgun sequence genome:
- the LOC108060833 gene encoding uncharacterized protein CG1552 isoform X1: protein MYQLEKIWVLLCLTLVGVLGFGQFHMKHYQLQRNYNTQEDSGENDNSVLRTFRRCMWEQSKFLPRRLVLLSLCSNLFCENNHIMPRSRSIFVVEKMSRPNDCLDILPDQCEQGDEEELMYKPFPDCCPVYCNLKRRMQRLRTMHFRHRLLRNKQDGSSGSAGGGSAGGDGPNNSLLSEFVYNNY, encoded by the exons ATGTACCAGCTGGAGAAGATCTGGGTCCTGCTGTGCCTGACCCTCGTGGGTGTCCTTGGCTTCGGCCAGTTCCACATGAAGCACTACCAGCTGCAGCGCAACTACAACACGCAGGAGGATTCCGGCGAGAACGACAACAGTGTGCTGC gaACTTTTCGCCGCTGCATGTGGGAACAGTCGAAGTTCCTGCCCCGCCGCCTCGTTCTGCTGAGCCTGTGCTCGAATCTCTTCTGCGAGAACAATCACATAATGCCTCGCTCCAGGTCTATTTTCGTAGTGGAAAAAATGTCTAGGCCGAATGA CTGCCTGGACATCCTGCCCGACCAGTGCGAGCAGGGCGATGAGGAGGAGCTGATGTACAAGCCCTTCCCCGACTGCTGTCCGGTTTACTGCAACCTGAAGCGTCGGATGCAGCGCCTGCGCACCATGCACTTCCGGCACCGCCTGCTGCGCAACAAACAGGACGGCTCCTCGGGATCCGCCGGCGGTGGATCCGCTGGCGGCGACGGTCCCAACAACTCGCTCCTCAGCGAGTTCGTCTACAACAACTACTAG
- the LOC108060833 gene encoding uncharacterized protein CG1552 isoform X2, which translates to MYQLEKIWVLLCLTLVGVLGFGQFHMKHYQLQRNYNTQEDSGENDNSVLRTFRRCMWEQSKFLPRRLVLLSLCSNLFCENNHIMPRSSCLDILPDQCEQGDEEELMYKPFPDCCPVYCNLKRRMQRLRTMHFRHRLLRNKQDGSSGSAGGGSAGGDGPNNSLLSEFVYNNY; encoded by the exons ATGTACCAGCTGGAGAAGATCTGGGTCCTGCTGTGCCTGACCCTCGTGGGTGTCCTTGGCTTCGGCCAGTTCCACATGAAGCACTACCAGCTGCAGCGCAACTACAACACGCAGGAGGATTCCGGCGAGAACGACAACAGTGTGCTGC gaACTTTTCGCCGCTGCATGTGGGAACAGTCGAAGTTCCTGCCCCGCCGCCTCGTTCTGCTGAGCCTGTGCTCGAATCTCTTCTGCGAGAACAATCACATAATGCCTCGCTCCAG CTGCCTGGACATCCTGCCCGACCAGTGCGAGCAGGGCGATGAGGAGGAGCTGATGTACAAGCCCTTCCCCGACTGCTGTCCGGTTTACTGCAACCTGAAGCGTCGGATGCAGCGCCTGCGCACCATGCACTTCCGGCACCGCCTGCTGCGCAACAAACAGGACGGCTCCTCGGGATCCGCCGGCGGTGGATCCGCTGGCGGCGACGGTCCCAACAACTCGCTCCTCAGCGAGTTCGTCTACAACAACTACTAG
- the LOC108060832 gene encoding uncharacterized protein codes for MSPERFAIPTVIAAGALLFSMLAQVSGYSGLIPPDADNPGKCVYRGDVLELGVNNGISPCQRLTCNADGSILIEGCGKLRIENCNHGERILPSEPFPECCKLRYKCKQVGAAPYYIERNTFEKV; via the exons ATGTCTCCGGAGCGCTTCGCAATTCCAACAGTAATCGCAGCAGGCGCCCTGCTTTTTTCGATGCTGGCTCAGGTGAGCGGCTACTCGGGCCTGATTCCACCGGATGCAG ATAATCCCGGCAAGTGCGTTTACCGCGGCGACGTCCTGGAGTTGGGTGTCAACAATGGCATTTCGCCCTGCCAGCGGCTAACGTGCAACGCGGATGGCTCAATACTTATCGAGGG ATGCGGAAAGCTGCGCATCGAGAACTGCAATCATGGCGAGCGCATCCTGCCCAGCGAACCCTTCCCGGAGTGCTGCAAACTGCGGTACAAGTGCAAGCAGGTCGGAGCGGCGCCCTACTACATCGAGCGGAATACATTCGAGAAGGTCTAG
- the LOC108060831 gene encoding uncharacterized protein — protein sequence MAKLVTYIFIVSSLVLWYLLLFGGRGVRGVEATNGHGGQLEGRDFHHHGGSHHIRRNINHCWRRYDGYNLQNTVVNKKEQLKKPYGILCNFKCTWFFTVSFPTCEFIYDYKLSCVLFTSLPDCTSVKCTLLNYFE from the exons ATGGCCAAATTAGTGACTTACATCTTCATTGTCAGCTCGCTGGTGCTCTGGTACCTCCTCCTCTTCGGGGGCAGGGGCGTCAGGGGCGTGGAGGCGACCAACGGGCACGGGGGGCAGCTGGAGGGGCGCGACTTCCACCACCATGGCGGCAGCCACCACATACGCC gtaACATAAACCACTGCTGGCGGCGCTACGATGGCTACAATCTGCAGAACACGGTGGTCAACAAAAAGGAGCAGCTGAAGAAGCCCTATGGAATATTGTGCAACTTCAAGTGCACCTGGTTCTTCACTGTCAG CTTCCCCACTTGCGAGTTCATCTACGATTATAAGTTATCCTGCGTGCTGTTCACGTCACTGCCCGACTGCACCAGCGTCAAGTGTACGCTTTTGAATTACTTCGAGTAA
- the LOC108060846 gene encoding uncharacterized protein, translated as MAGSVSDSVGLSSAPASDLGSDFGGDGGYIYDCCAMAKSITETTTRTTKSTTASITAIHTRKSTTTIAFVLLLILCCLCDYNYGSWASQCWRKHNSGSIQTPDGEFKRPFGILCTYRCFLWFPPIYPYCEFIFDLRLSRHFTSFPDCYEIRCNETFSFFGKEPHY; from the exons ATGGCAGGCTCAGTTTCGGATTCAGTTGGTTTATCTTCAGCTCCAGCCTCTGATTTAGGTTCCGATTTCGGCGGTGACGGCGGTTATATTTACGATTGTTGTGCAATGGCAAAATCGATAACAGAAACAACGACGAGAACCACAAAATCTACGACAGCATCCATAACTGCAATACACACACGCAAAAGCACCACAACAATCGCATTTGTTTTGCTGTTAATCCTCTGCTGTTTATGTGATTACAACTATGGAA GCTGGGCATCACAATGCTGGAGGAAGCACAATTCCGGCTCGATCCAAACGCCAGATGGAGAATTTAAGCGACCCTTCGGCATACTCTGCACATATCGCTGCTTTCTCTGGTTTCCGCCAAT CTATCCGTACTGCGAATTCATATTCGATCTGCGCTTATCGAGGCACTTCACATCCTTTCCGGACTGCTACGAGATTCGGTGCAACGAGACGTTCTCCTTTTTCGGCAAGGAGCCCCACTACTGA